Below is a genomic region from Leifsonia sp. Root112D2.
CAGCTGAATTCCCACATCGCGCATCACACGGCGGAGTTGCACCAGTGGGAAGAAAACATTCGCGAGATCGACAGCGGAGAAAGTGTGCTGCTGAATCGCCGGCTGGAGCAGACTCCCGAGGCAGACCGCAAGCGAACAACCCTGTTCAAGCGATTTGCCTACGAGGGGCTCATCACCCAGGCCCGGCAGGAGATCGAATGGGCGCAGCGCGGCCTGCGGCTCATCGAGGAACTCGATTCGTGACATAGGCTAAAACGGTGACCATCGGAGACATTGCAGGGCTGATCGCCGCCGTCGTTTTCGCCGTTCTTGTCGGGCTGCTTGCGATTCCCCTCGTGAAGCTCGGCAGGGTGCTCGACGAGACCCGCAACGCGATCCGCGAGGCCAGCGACGGCATCACTCCGATTCTTCAGGAGACGACGGTCACCATCCAGGAGGCGAACAAGCAGCTCGCCCGCGTCGACACCATCACGGGCAATGTGGCGGATGTCACGGGAAACGTCTCCGCACTCGTCGCGCTTTTCGCCGCCACCGTCGGCGGCCCACTCATCAAGCTCGCGGGCTTCTCGGCGGGTGTGCGCGCCGCGTTCCGCGCGGCCGCTCCCGGCTCAGGGCGAGAAGGCCGCTCCCGCCGACGCACCGGCGACAAGCACTAAACTTGAGTCACACGCCTCACACAGGCCCGATACGACAACACACCCCAGGAGTTCAGCAATGAAGAGTTTCCTCTGGCTCGTCATCGGCGTGGCCGTCGGTTTCGTCGTCGCGCACAAGGTGAACGAGACGCCACAGGGCAAGCAGTTGTTCAGCGACATCGACAAGAGAGCCCGTGATTTCGGTTCCGCCGTCTCCGATGGCTATCGCCGGCGTGAAGCCGAACTCCGTAGCGCCATCGACGACGCGGCAGACACCATCTCCGACCTCTCCTCGTAGCGTTCCGCCGCGCAACCCTCGCGCACGATCCGCGCGACACGCGCATCGTCTCTCACCCTCGACCCATCGGATCCCATGCAGACTGCCGAAATCCACAGGCGCTGGCTCACGTTCTTCGCCGACCGCGGCCACACCGTCGTTCCCTCCGCCTCCCTGGTCAGTGACGATCCGTCCCTGTTGTTCACCGTGGCAGGCATGGTGCCGTTCGTGCCGTATCTCACCGGGCTTGTGCCTGCTCCGTATCCCCGCGCCACCAGCGTGCAGAAGTGCATCCGCACCCTCGATATCGAGGAGGTCGGCAAGACCCCACGGCACGGCACGTTCTTTCAGATGTGCGGCAATTTCTCCTTCGGCGATTACTTCAAGGAACAGGCGATCACCTACGCCTGGCAGTTCCTGACGACCTCGGAAGACGACGGCGGCCTCGGCTTCGACCCTCATGATCTCTGGGTGACCGTCTACGAAGACGACACAGAGGCCCGGGAGATCTGGAAGCGCACGAGCGGCCTGCCGGACGAACGCATCCAGGGCCTCGGCAAGGAATCCAACTACTGGTCGATGGGCACCCCGGGTCCGGCCGGTCCCGACTCCGAGATCTTCTTTGATCGCGGCCCCGCCTACGGGCAGGACGGCGGCCCCGCCACCGACGACGATCGCTACGTCGAGATCTGGAATCTCGTGTTCATGCAGTGGCTGCGTGGCGAGTCGATCGGAAAGCATGACTTCGAGATTCTCGGGGAGTTGCCCACCAAGAACATCGACACGGGCATGGGCCTGGAACGCGTCGCCTTCCTCAAGCAGGGCGTCGAGAACATGTACGAGATCGATCAGGTGCGCCCCGTGCTCGACCGGGCCGCGATTCTCGCGGCCAAGAGCTACGGCGCCGACCACGATGACGACGTGCGCCTGCGAGTCGTCGCCGATCACGTGCGCAGCGCCCTCATGCTCATGACCGACGGCGTCACCCCGTCCAATGAAGGGCGCGGCTACATTCTTCGCCGGCTGCTTCGTCGTTCGGTGCGCAGCATGCGCCTGCTCGGCGTGGAGGGCGTCACTTTTCCCGAGCTGTTCACGGCCTCGAGAGACGCCATGAAGGCCGCCTACCCGGATGTCGCGACCGACTTCGACCGCATCTCCGCCCTCGCGTATGCCGAGGAGGAGACGTTCCTGCGCACGCTCACCAGCGGCACGGGCATTCTGGACACCGCGGTGGAGAAGACGAAGAAGTCCGGGGCGGCCCAGCTGGCCGGCGACACGGCCTTCCTGCTGCACGACACCTACGGCTTTCCCATCGACCTGACGCTGGAAATGGCCGAAGAGGCGGGACTGAGCGTCGATCGGGGAGCATTCGACGCGCTCATGGCCGACCAGCGGGCGAGAGCCAAGGCAGACGCCAAGGCCAAGAAGACTGCTCTGGCCGACCTCTCCGTCTACAGCGCGTTCCGCTCGCTTGGCGAGACCGTGTTCACGGGCTATACCGAACTCACGACGGAGTCGAGCGTGCTCGGCCTCATCGTGGGCGGCCAGTCCGTTCGTTCGGCGGCGACCGGCGACATCGCCGAGGTGATCCTGGCCGAGACGGCGCTGTATGCCGAATCCGGTGGGCAGGATGCCGATGCCGGCACCATTGTGGGCCCCGGCTACGAGCTTGAGGTGCTCGACGTGCAGAAACCCATCAAGGGGCTCATCAGCCACAAGGTTCAGGTCACGAACGGCGAGGTTTCCGTTGGCGCACCCGCCACCAGCCTCGTCGACGCGGACTACCGCAGGGGTGCTCGCCAGGCACACTCGGGAACCCACCTGATCCACGCGGCGCTGCGCCAGGTGCTCGGTCCCAACGCACATCAGTCGGGCTCATACAACAAGGCCGGTTACCTTCGCCTCGATTTCTCGTGGAACCAGGCGCTGTCGCCGGCGACGCGCAGCGAGATCGAGGAGATCTCCAACAACGCCATCCGCAGCAATCTCGAGGTCGTCACTCGGGAGATGCCGATCGCCGAGGCCAAGGCCATGGGCGCCATGGCGCTCTTCGGCGAGAAGTACGGCGACACGGTGCGCATGGTCGACATCGGAGGACCCTGGTCGCGTGAGCTCTGTGCGGGTACCCACGTTGCCACGAGCGCCGAGGTCGGCATCATCAACCTCGTCAGTGAATCCTCGGTGGGCTCCACGAACCGCCGCGTCGAGTCGCTCGTGGGCATCGAGGCGTTCCGCGAGTTCGCCGCGGAGCGAGCCCTCGTCTCCCAACTCACGAGCAGCCTGAAGGCGCCGCGCGAGCTGCTGCCCGAGCGCGTGGCCGAACTCGCGGCCAACCTCAAGGCCGCCGAGAAGAAGATCGCCGCCTTCGAGGCGCGCGCCGTGCTTGATCGGGTGCCGGCGCTTGTGGCGCAGGCCACGACATCCGGCGCATTCACGGTTGTGGCGGAGAATCTCGGTACCGTCGCGTCCACCGATGATGTGCGCTTACTCGTGACGACGGTGCGAGAACGCCTGGGCGGTGGCCCGAGCGTGGTGGCGCTGGCCGCCATTGTGGGGGAGCGCCCCGTGATCATCGTGGCAACCAGCCAGGCGGCTCGTGATGCCGGTTCGAAGGCAGGCCAGCTGGTGAAACTCGCCTCCGGTGTGCTCGGCGGAGGCGGAGGCGGCAAGGACGACCTGGCCCAGGGAGGCGGCTCGGACGCCGCAGCCATCCCGCAGGCCCTGTCGGCCATTACCGGCGCGATCGCCGGATAGCGCGCGAGCTCGTGCGGCCAGGTATTCGCCTCGGCGTCGATGTCGGAACGGTTCGCATCGGCGTGAGTCGCAGCGACCTGCACGGCATGCTGGCCAGCCCTGTCGAGACGGTGGCACGCGCATCCGATGGCACCGACGTGCGGCGTCTGCTGCAGATCGCCAGCGATGTCGAGGCTCTGGAGATCATTGTCGGGCTTCCGCTCGCCCTCTCGGGCCGGCAGACGGCGTCGACGGATGACGCGCTGGCCTTCGCCGACACGCTGGCCTCGCACACGCAGCTACCCGTTCGACTCGTTGATGAGAGACTGTCCACCGTGTCGGCACATGCTGCCCTGCGCTCCTCTGGCAAACGCACGAAACAGAGCCGTCCAGTGGTTGATCAGGTGGCAGCCACCATAATCTTGCAACATGCCCTCGACGTCGAGAGAACGTCGCAAAAGCCCCCGGGAACGCTTGTGACCCCGAACATTGGAACCGCACCGTGACGCAGACTCCCCCCGACGACACGTCAGGGCAGCCCCGTTCCCGCCGCGAGGCACGCGAAGCCGAACGAGCGGGTGCCGCCGCGCGAGCGACCGAACCGGCTACGCCGAGCAACGAAGAACATCCGTTCGCGCGTCTGGGCGAGACGGGTGGCACGGGAGAAACGGGCGGCACGGGCGAGAGCCCGACGCTGGCCTGGCGCCAGCAGCAGTATCCCTCACGCCAGAAGCCCCCGAAGCGGCGCCGCAGTCTCAAGGGGCTGTGGGTGACGCTGATCATCGTGGCCATTCTGGGCGGACTCGGTGCCACGGCCTATTCGATATTCCAGCCACAGATCGCGAAGCTGGTGGCTGCCGCCGAGCCAAACGACTACACCGGGAACGGCAGCGGTCAGGTGGTGGTCACCATCAAGAGCGGCGATATCGGCTCGGATGTCGCCACCACCCTGAACAAGGCTGGGGTCACGAAGACCTACGAGGCGTTCTACAAGCTGTTGCTGTCCACGAAACCCTCTCCGGTATTCCAGCCCGGCTCATACAAGCTTGCGAAAAAGATGAGCGCGGCTTCGGCATTGGCCGCGCTCGAGGATCCGAAGAACAAGGTTCAGTTGACCGCTGCCATTCCCGAGGGAACGGCCGAGAAGGATGTTCTCAGCATTCTCGCCGCCGCGACGAAACTGCCGCTGGCCGACCTGACAGCGGCGGCCAAGAACGTGTCGGCGTACGGTGTGCCGCCCGAGGCCAAGACGCTCGAGGGCTTCCTGTTTCCCGCGACATACACCTTCACTCCCGGTGTCACGGCAAGCGAGGTGATCAAGACGCTCGTCGACCGCAGCCTGCAGGCGCTCGACGATGCCGGAGTGCCCGCAGCGGCCCGCTGGAAGACGGTGGTTCTCGCGTCGATAGTGCAGAAGGAGGCAGGCCCCGAGGCCTCGGACTTCGGCAAGATCGCCCGGGTCTTCCTGAATCGCATTGCTCAGGGGATGCCCCTGCAGTCGGATGCCACCGTCTCCTATGGGGCGGGGAGCACCGGCAAGGTGCAAACGACCCCGGCCCAGCGCGCGGACGCATCCAACCTCTACAACACCTACGCGCATACAGGTCTGCCCGTCGGCCCCATCAGCAACCCGGGCGACGTGGCGATCAAGGCCGCCCTGAGCCCCACGCCCGGTTCGTGGCTGTACTTCGTTGCCGTCAACCTTCAGACCGGAAAGACGGTCTTCTCGACAACATTCGCCGATCACGAGGCCGCCGTGCAGCAGCTCGACGACTGGTGCAAGGCGTCCCCGGAGAACAATGCCCTCTGCCAATAAAGAACGCCGTCTGGCCGTGCTCGGCTCGCCGATCGGTCACTCGCAGTCGCCCGCGCTGCACCGCGCCGCCTACGAGGCGCTCTCGCTGCCGTGGTTGTACGAGAGTGCGGAGGTGAGAAGCGAGAACCTCACCGCCTTCATCGAGCAATGCGGTGCCGAATGGCGGGGTCTGTCGCTGACGATGCCGCTCAAGCAGGTCGTGATGCCGCTTCTCGACTCGACCGACCGCGTCGCCACCATGGCGGGAACGGCCAACACCCTGCTGTTCGAGGATGCCGATCCCGACGGGGCTGCTGGCGGGCGGCGCGTGCAGCGCGGCTTCAACACGGATGTCGCGGGCATCGTGCGCGCGCTTGCCGCTGTCGGCTTCACCGGGGCGAACTATGTGCACATTCTGGGCGGGGGAGCGACCGCGGCATCGGCGATGGTTGCGGCCGCTGAACTCGGCGCCGAGCGCGTGCTTCTCTCGGTGCGCTCGCTCGAGCGTTCCGCGTGGCTGGAACCGCTGGCCCACACGCTGGGGATGCGCATCGCGATGCGCCCCCTCGGCATCGCGGATCGTTCCCTGGTCATTCCCGAACTCGTCGTGAGCACGCTGCCCGGGGGGAGCGAGACGGGAACGCTGTTCACCGCATCGACCCGGCGCAGTGCGCTGCTCTTCGATGTGGCGTACGACCCGTGGCCGAGCGATCTCGCCCGGGCCTGGGATGAGGTGGGCGGGCGCGTGCTGTCCGGTCTGTCGATGCTCGTGCACCAGGCACTATTGCAGGTGCGCGTCTTCGTGTCGGGCGACCCGCTCGAGCCGCTCCCGGATGAGCCGAGCGTTCTCGCGGCCATGCTCGAAGCCGTAGGGCTGGAGAGTCCCCAGGTCTGACGTTCTCCCGGGCTATGCCAGAATCGAAGCATGCTTCGTTGGCTGACCGCCGGAGAGTCTCACGGCCCGGAACTCATCGCAATCCTCGAGGGCCTGCCCGCTGGCGTGCCCGTCTCGCTCGACGGCATCCGTGCCGACCTGGAGCGTCGCAAGCTCGGGTACGGGCGAGGCGCCCGCATGAAGTTTGAGCAGGACGAACTGAACCTCTCCGGTGGTGTGCGCCACGGCCTCAGCCTCGGCAGCCCGGTGGCACTGCGTATCGGCAATACCGAATGGCCCAAGTGGCGCGACGTCATGAGCGCGGAGCCGGTGGAGCCGGAGAAACTCACGGGTGCGCGCGGTGCCGCGCTGACCCGGCCGCGGCCCGGTCACGCCGATCTGGTCGGCATGCAGAAATACGGATTCGACGAGGCCCGCCCCGTGCTCGAACGCGCAAGCGCGCGCGAGACGGCCGCCCGCGTCGCTCTCGGCGCCGTCGCCCGGGCGTTCCTCGCGGAACTCGGTATCGAGCTCGTCAGCCACACGCTCTCCATCGGCCCCGTACGCGTGCCCGAGGGGCGCCCGCTTCCCGAACCGGATGATGTCCAGGCGCTCGATGAGGATCCGCTGCGGTGTTTCGACCCCGGGACATCCGCCGCCATGGTGGCCGAGGTCGATGCCGCTCGTAAAGACGGCGACACCCTCGGCGGAGTCGTCGAGGTGCTCGCTTACGGCCTGCCGCCGGGGCTCGGCTCGCATGTGCACTGGGACCGCCGCCTCGACTCACAGCTCGCGGCGGCGCTCATGGGCATCCAGGCCATCAAGGGCGTCGAGGTGGGCGACGGTTTTCTCACGACGAGACGGCGCGGATCCGAGGCCCACGACGAACTTTTCGCCACCGACGGTGAGATCACACGCTCCAGCGACAGGGCCGGTGGCACCGAGGGCGGAATGTCAACGGGCATGGTGCTGCGGGTACGTGCCGGCATGAAGCCCATCGCCACCATCCCGCACGCGCTGCGCACGGTCGATGTCGCGACCACGGAGGCGGCCGTCGCACACCACCAGCGTTCGGATGTCTGCGCCGTACCCGCCGCCGGCGTCGTCGCCGAGGCGATGGTTGCGCTCGTGCTCGCCAACTCGGTGCTCGAGAAGTTCGGCGGCGACTCAGTTGCCGAGACGCTGCGCAACCTCACGAGCTACGTGGCGTCCATCCCGCCGGGGCTGAAGACCGGAAGTACCATGACGCCGCACCCGGCCGAAGGACCTGATATCGCGTGAGCGTCGTACTCATCGGGGCGCCCGCAGCGGGCAAGACGCGCCTCGGCAAAAGGCTTGCGCCGCGCCTCGGACTCGAACTCATCGATACCGACCGGCTGATCGTCGCCGAACACGGCCCGATCGTCGAGATCTTCCAGCGCCACGGGGAGCCGCACTTTCGTGCCATCGAACGCGCCACCGTCGCCGAGGCACTCACCCGCGACGCGGTCGTCTCGCTGGGCGGCGGCGCCGTTCTCGACGCAGATACACAGCGTGACCTGGCCGGGGCATCCGTCATTCTGCTGACGGTGACGGCCGAGGCCGTCAAGGCGCGCATCGGCAACGGCAAGCGTCCGCTCGTGACGAGCATGGAGGTATGGCAGAGCCTGGTCGACAAGCGCACGCCGCTCTACACTTCGCTCGCCGACTTCACCATCGACACCTCGACGCGTCCACTCGACGACATCGCCGACGACATCGCCCGCTGGGTTAAGGAGAACTCGTGAGTATCACGACCATCACCGTTGCCGGGCAGAATCCCTACCCGGTTCTGATAGGCAACGGCCTGCGCAACTCCATCGCCGAGTCGCTGCCCGACGGTGTGCGCAAGGTGCTCGTGGTGCACCCGCCCACTCTCGCGGTGGCCGCCGCCGAGTTGCGGGAAGGGCTCTCAGGTTCCGTGGAGGTGCTCCTGGCGGAGATTCCTGATGCCGAGGCCGGCAAGCGCGTCGAGGTCGCCGCATTCTGCTGGCAGGTCATGGGCCAGGCCGACTTCACCCGCACGGATGCCGTGATCGGTTTCGGCGGCGGCGCAACCACCGATGTGGCCGGCTTCGTCGCTGCCACCTGGCTGCGCGGCGTGCGCCTCATCCAGGTTCCGACGACCCTGCTCGGCATGGTGGATGCCTCGGTGGGCGGCAAGACCGGCATCAACACCAACGAGGGCAAGAACCTCGTGGGATCCTTCTACGCCCCCCATGCCGTCATCGCCGATCTGGACACCCTGAGCGCGCTGCCGCGCAACGAGATTCTCGCCGGCTTCGCCGAGGTGGTGAAGTGCGGCTTCATTGCCGAGCCGGAGATCCTGCAGACCATCGAGGCCGATCTCGACGCGGCGACGAACCCCGAGTCGCCCCAGTTCCGGCGCATGGTCGAGCTCTCGATAGGTATCAAGGCCCGGGTGGTCGGCGAGGACTTCACCGAGCAGGGCCTGCGCGAGATTCTCAACTACGGCCACACCCTTGGCCACGCCATCGAACACACCGAGCGCTACCAGTGGCGTCACGGTGCTGCTGTCTCCATCGGCATGGTCTACGCGGCCGAGCTGGCCAGGCTCAACGGGCGGCTGTCGGATGCCGTGGTCGAGCGGCACCGCAGCATCCTTGAATCGCTGTCGCTGCCGGTCAGCTATCCCGTGGGCCGCTGGCAGACGCTGCTGTCGATCATGCAGCGCGACAAGAAGACGCGCGGTGGCATGCTGCGCTTCATCGTTCTCGACGACATCGCCCGCCCCACCATTCTGCAGGCGCCCGAGCCATCGCTCATGTTCGCCGCGTACCAGGAGATCGGCTCGTAGCGACTGTACTGAGCGGCGCCAAGCTTTCGTTAGACTGAAGCAATGGCATCTACCGCTGATATCCGCAACGGCGTCGTTCTCAACATGGACGGCCAGCTCTGGACCGTGATCGAGTTCCAACACGTCAAGCCCGGCAAGGGTGGCGCATTCGTGCGCACCAAGCTCAAGAACGTGACGAGCGGCAAGACCGTCGACCGCACCTTCAACGCCGGAGCGAAGATCGAGACCGCGAACGTGGATCGTCGCGACTTCAGCTACCTCTACCAGGACGGCGAAAGCTACGTGTTCATGGACACGAGCGACTACGACCAGCTCACGGTTTCCTCCGTTGTGGTCGGCGACGCAGCCAACTTCATGCTCGAGAACCAGGCCGTGACGGTGGCCCTGCACGACGGTGAGCCGCTCTACGTCGAGCTGCCGGCATCCGTCGTTCTTGAGATCACCTACACGGAGCCCGGTCTGCAGGGCGACCGTTCCACGGGGGGTACCAAGCCGGCCACGGTGGAGACCGGCCACCAGATTCAGGTTCCGCTGTTCCTCGAGACCGGCACCAAGGTCAAGGTCGACACCCGCACGGGCGACTACCTCAGCCGCGTCAACGACTAGCACGGAGATCTCCCGCACACATGAGTGCCCGCAGCAAGGCCCGCAAGAGGGCCATCGACATTCTGTATGCCGCAGACGTTCGCCAGATTTCCATTCGCGATGCGCTCGCCCAGGAGGCGGAGCGCGCCGCCGGTGAGCCGCAGCGCGAAGGCTCCTGGCTGTACGCCCGCGAGATCATCGACGGCGTGATGGATCACGGCGACGAGATCGACGAACTGATCGAAACATATGCCCAGGGCTGGGCGCTGTCCCGCATGCCCGCCGTCGACCGCGCGATTCTGCGCATCGGCGTCTGGGAGACTCTGTTCAACGACGAGGTGCCCGAGGGGGTGGCCATCTCGGAGGCCGTCGAGTCGGCGACGACCCTGTCGACGGATGACTCGGCCGGCTTCGTGAACGGGCTGCTGGCCAAGATCGCACAGACCAGGCCTTCGAAATGAGAATCGGCGCGCGCCTGGCCGCCATACTGCTCGCGGGCGTCGTCGTCAGCTCTCTTGCGGCCTGCGCGCCACAGGGCGACTCCGCGTCGAACCCGAAGTCGCCCGCTCCGGTTGCCACCGGGACCGTGGGTGCCGCCCACCTCGACGACGGCTACCTTGTTGCGGGCACCGGCGCAAAAGCGGTCGACATGTACTTCGACGCGATGTGCCCCGTGTGCAACGTTTTCGAGCAGACCAACGGGCAGAAGATCGCGGACGCGGTGAATGCCGGTGACGTCACGCTGCGACTGCACCCCATGACGTTCCTCGATCGCGGATCGCAGGGCACTGAGTACTCCACTCGCGCCGCGGCCGCCCTCACCTGCGTTGCGGCACAGGAGCCGCGGTCCATCCTGGCGTACCTGCAGGAACTCTATGCGAACCAGCCGCAGGAGAATTCGAAAGGGCTCGACGACAGCGAGCTGATTTCACTGGCGAGCAAGGCGAACGCGCCCGACATCACGTCGTGCGTGAACGCCGGAACGTACCGCAGCTGGGCTCAGAGCGTGAACGAGAAGGCCCTGGCCGGCCCGGTGAAGGGCACGCCGAACAACAAGATCGAGGGAACCCCGACCGTGCTCGTCAACGGGCACATGTTCGACGGACATGT
It encodes:
- the aroC gene encoding chorismate synthase, whose product is MLRWLTAGESHGPELIAILEGLPAGVPVSLDGIRADLERRKLGYGRGARMKFEQDELNLSGGVRHGLSLGSPVALRIGNTEWPKWRDVMSAEPVEPEKLTGARGAALTRPRPGHADLVGMQKYGFDEARPVLERASARETAARVALGAVARAFLAELGIELVSHTLSIGPVRVPEGRPLPEPDDVQALDEDPLRCFDPGTSAAMVAEVDAARKDGDTLGGVVEVLAYGLPPGLGSHVHWDRRLDSQLAAALMGIQAIKGVEVGDGFLTTRRRGSEAHDELFATDGEITRSSDRAGGTEGGMSTGMVLRVRAGMKPIATIPHALRTVDVATTEAAVAHHQRSDVCAVPAAGVVAEAMVALVLANSVLEKFGGDSVAETLRNLTSYVASIPPGLKTGSTMTPHPAEGPDIA
- a CDS encoding YtxH domain-containing protein gives rise to the protein MKSFLWLVIGVAVGFVVAHKVNETPQGKQLFSDIDKRARDFGSAVSDGYRRREAELRSAIDDAADTISDLSS
- a CDS encoding DUF948 domain-containing protein, translating into MTIGDIAGLIAAVVFAVLVGLLAIPLVKLGRVLDETRNAIREASDGITPILQETTVTIQEANKQLARVDTITGNVADVTGNVSALVALFAATVGGPLIKLAGFSAGVRAAFRAAAPGSGREGRSRRRTGDKH
- the efp gene encoding elongation factor P, which gives rise to MASTADIRNGVVLNMDGQLWTVIEFQHVKPGKGGAFVRTKLKNVTSGKTVDRTFNAGAKIETANVDRRDFSYLYQDGESYVFMDTSDYDQLTVSSVVVGDAANFMLENQAVTVALHDGEPLYVELPASVVLEITYTEPGLQGDRSTGGTKPATVETGHQIQVPLFLETGTKVKVDTRTGDYLSRVND
- a CDS encoding shikimate dehydrogenase family protein, producing MPSANKERRLAVLGSPIGHSQSPALHRAAYEALSLPWLYESAEVRSENLTAFIEQCGAEWRGLSLTMPLKQVVMPLLDSTDRVATMAGTANTLLFEDADPDGAAGGRRVQRGFNTDVAGIVRALAAVGFTGANYVHILGGGATAASAMVAAAELGAERVLLSVRSLERSAWLEPLAHTLGMRIAMRPLGIADRSLVIPELVVSTLPGGSETGTLFTASTRRSALLFDVAYDPWPSDLARAWDEVGGRVLSGLSMLVHQALLQVRVFVSGDPLEPLPDEPSVLAAMLEAVGLESPQV
- a CDS encoding DsbA family protein, translating into MRIGARLAAILLAGVVVSSLAACAPQGDSASNPKSPAPVATGTVGAAHLDDGYLVAGTGAKAVDMYFDAMCPVCNVFEQTNGQKIADAVNAGDVTLRLHPMTFLDRGSQGTEYSTRAAAALTCVAAQEPRSILAYLQELYANQPQENSKGLDDSELISLASKANAPDITSCVNAGTYRSWAQSVNEKALAGPVKGTPNNKIEGTPTVLVNGHMFDGHVDDAPAFNTFFAAN
- the mltG gene encoding endolytic transglycosylase MltG, encoding MTQTPPDDTSGQPRSRREAREAERAGAAARATEPATPSNEEHPFARLGETGGTGETGGTGESPTLAWRQQQYPSRQKPPKRRRSLKGLWVTLIIVAILGGLGATAYSIFQPQIAKLVAAAEPNDYTGNGSGQVVVTIKSGDIGSDVATTLNKAGVTKTYEAFYKLLLSTKPSPVFQPGSYKLAKKMSAASALAALEDPKNKVQLTAAIPEGTAEKDVLSILAAATKLPLADLTAAAKNVSAYGVPPEAKTLEGFLFPATYTFTPGVTASEVIKTLVDRSLQALDDAGVPAAARWKTVVLASIVQKEAGPEASDFGKIARVFLNRIAQGMPLQSDATVSYGAGSTGKVQTTPAQRADASNLYNTYAHTGLPVGPISNPGDVAIKAALSPTPGSWLYFVAVNLQTGKTVFSTTFADHEAAVQQLDDWCKASPENNALCQ
- the alaS gene encoding alanine--tRNA ligase, translating into MQTAEIHRRWLTFFADRGHTVVPSASLVSDDPSLLFTVAGMVPFVPYLTGLVPAPYPRATSVQKCIRTLDIEEVGKTPRHGTFFQMCGNFSFGDYFKEQAITYAWQFLTTSEDDGGLGFDPHDLWVTVYEDDTEAREIWKRTSGLPDERIQGLGKESNYWSMGTPGPAGPDSEIFFDRGPAYGQDGGPATDDDRYVEIWNLVFMQWLRGESIGKHDFEILGELPTKNIDTGMGLERVAFLKQGVENMYEIDQVRPVLDRAAILAAKSYGADHDDDVRLRVVADHVRSALMLMTDGVTPSNEGRGYILRRLLRRSVRSMRLLGVEGVTFPELFTASRDAMKAAYPDVATDFDRISALAYAEEETFLRTLTSGTGILDTAVEKTKKSGAAQLAGDTAFLLHDTYGFPIDLTLEMAEEAGLSVDRGAFDALMADQRARAKADAKAKKTALADLSVYSAFRSLGETVFTGYTELTTESSVLGLIVGGQSVRSAATGDIAEVILAETALYAESGGQDADAGTIVGPGYELEVLDVQKPIKGLISHKVQVTNGEVSVGAPATSLVDADYRRGARQAHSGTHLIHAALRQVLGPNAHQSGSYNKAGYLRLDFSWNQALSPATRSEIEEISNNAIRSNLEVVTREMPIAEAKAMGAMALFGEKYGDTVRMVDIGGPWSRELCAGTHVATSAEVGIINLVSESSVGSTNRRVESLVGIEAFREFAAERALVSQLTSSLKAPRELLPERVAELAANLKAAEKKIAAFEARAVLDRVPALVAQATTSGAFTVVAENLGTVASTDDVRLLVTTVRERLGGGPSVVALAAIVGERPVIIVATSQAARDAGSKAGQLVKLASGVLGGGGGGKDDLAQGGGSDAAAIPQALSAITGAIAG
- a CDS encoding shikimate kinase, whose translation is MSVVLIGAPAAGKTRLGKRLAPRLGLELIDTDRLIVAEHGPIVEIFQRHGEPHFRAIERATVAEALTRDAVVSLGGGAVLDADTQRDLAGASVILLTVTAEAVKARIGNGKRPLVTSMEVWQSLVDKRTPLYTSLADFTIDTSTRPLDDIADDIARWVKENS
- the ruvX gene encoding Holliday junction resolvase RuvX codes for the protein MRPGIRLGVDVGTVRIGVSRSDLHGMLASPVETVARASDGTDVRRLLQIASDVEALEIIVGLPLALSGRQTASTDDALAFADTLASHTQLPVRLVDERLSTVSAHAALRSSGKRTKQSRPVVDQVAATIILQHALDVERTSQKPPGTLVTPNIGTAP
- the aroB gene encoding 3-dehydroquinate synthase, translated to MSITTITVAGQNPYPVLIGNGLRNSIAESLPDGVRKVLVVHPPTLAVAAAELREGLSGSVEVLLAEIPDAEAGKRVEVAAFCWQVMGQADFTRTDAVIGFGGGATTDVAGFVAATWLRGVRLIQVPTTLLGMVDASVGGKTGINTNEGKNLVGSFYAPHAVIADLDTLSALPRNEILAGFAEVVKCGFIAEPEILQTIEADLDAATNPESPQFRRMVELSIGIKARVVGEDFTEQGLREILNYGHTLGHAIEHTERYQWRHGAAVSIGMVYAAELARLNGRLSDAVVERHRSILESLSLPVSYPVGRWQTLLSIMQRDKKTRGGMLRFIVLDDIARPTILQAPEPSLMFAAYQEIGS
- the nusB gene encoding transcription antitermination factor NusB gives rise to the protein MSARSKARKRAIDILYAADVRQISIRDALAQEAERAAGEPQREGSWLYAREIIDGVMDHGDEIDELIETYAQGWALSRMPAVDRAILRIGVWETLFNDEVPEGVAISEAVESATTLSTDDSAGFVNGLLAKIAQTRPSK